In the genome of Gemmatimonas sp., one region contains:
- a CDS encoding ATP-binding protein yields MTSLPSLAGASAPSDGPLLEALFTQGFYGVAEFDLALRFVRLNETLARINGLPVAAHLGRTVAEVVPALAAAVDEVTAQVACSRAPVTKEIRGETPAQPGVLRTWLEHWLPLFSADQVLVGYAVLVEETTDRAAVLRSLQVTSDALRASEARLRLSLEAAYLISFSWDIVRDAVHRFHSVSTALPSTARPVRLADVLAAVHPDDRVAFQERVDRCLAGPGQYENEFRVLEADGTVRWLYERGVVTRADDGTPLTLSGLSQDITARKTAELALQMANRRKDEFLATLAHELRNPLAPIRSAAEVLRMLAPEDPTMQQAVGIIDRQVSQMVRLVNDLLDVNRISRGDILLLSERLDVADAVWAAVETSRPLIEAGEHHLQVSLPHAPVTVTGDAARLSQALSNLLNNAAHYTPTGGQLALTVVRDGGRVRIAVTDNGRGLPADRCDDVFEMFTRVRQDGQGGLGIGLALVRRIVELHGGEVRALSNGEGQGCTFEMWLPVPGPASSPAVARPAAANAVPAAAVGARVRGLRILIVDDNVDFAQSEATMLELKQHIVCVVHDARAALDVVPVFAPDVALLDIGLPGMDGYELAARLRADPANADLVLIAQTGWGQPADRERALAQGFRAHLTKPVDWATLERALLPA; encoded by the coding sequence ATGACCTCCTTGCCGTCTCTGGCGGGCGCATCGGCGCCATCGGATGGACCGCTCCTCGAGGCCCTCTTCACGCAGGGCTTCTACGGTGTGGCCGAGTTCGACCTTGCGCTGCGGTTCGTGCGCCTCAACGAGACGCTGGCGCGTATCAACGGCCTGCCCGTCGCGGCCCATCTCGGGCGCACCGTGGCCGAGGTGGTCCCGGCGCTGGCGGCGGCCGTCGACGAGGTCACGGCGCAGGTGGCATGCAGCCGCGCGCCGGTCACCAAGGAGATCCGCGGGGAGACGCCAGCCCAGCCCGGGGTGCTCCGGACATGGCTGGAGCATTGGCTGCCACTGTTCAGTGCCGATCAGGTGCTGGTGGGATACGCCGTGCTCGTGGAGGAGACGACCGACCGGGCGGCCGTGTTGCGCTCCTTGCAGGTGACCAGCGATGCGCTGCGGGCCAGTGAGGCGCGTCTGCGGCTCAGTCTCGAGGCTGCGTACCTGATCAGCTTTTCCTGGGATATCGTGCGCGACGCGGTGCATCGCTTCCACAGCGTCTCCACGGCGCTGCCGTCAACGGCACGCCCCGTACGCCTCGCCGATGTCCTGGCGGCGGTGCACCCCGACGATCGGGTGGCGTTTCAGGAGCGTGTCGACCGCTGCCTGGCAGGTCCCGGGCAGTACGAGAACGAGTTTCGCGTGCTGGAAGCGGACGGCACGGTGCGCTGGCTGTACGAGCGCGGGGTGGTCACCCGGGCGGATGATGGCACGCCGCTGACGCTTTCCGGGCTGTCGCAGGACATCACCGCCCGCAAGACTGCCGAGCTGGCGCTCCAGATGGCGAATCGTCGCAAGGATGAGTTTCTGGCCACGCTCGCGCACGAATTGCGCAACCCGCTAGCCCCCATCCGCAGCGCGGCCGAAGTCTTGCGAATGCTCGCCCCTGAGGACCCCACCATGCAGCAAGCGGTGGGCATCATCGACCGTCAGGTGAGCCAAATGGTACGACTTGTTAACGACCTGCTCGACGTGAACCGCATCAGCCGCGGTGACATCCTGCTGCTGTCCGAACGCCTGGACGTGGCGGACGCCGTGTGGGCCGCCGTGGAAACGAGCCGGCCACTCATCGAGGCCGGCGAGCACCATCTGCAGGTGAGCCTGCCGCACGCGCCTGTCACCGTGACCGGTGATGCGGCGCGCCTGTCGCAGGCGCTGTCGAACCTGCTCAACAACGCCGCGCATTACACGCCCACGGGCGGACAGCTTGCACTGACCGTAGTGCGCGACGGGGGGCGGGTGCGCATTGCCGTGACCGACAACGGCCGCGGACTCCCCGCCGACCGATGCGACGATGTCTTCGAGATGTTCACCCGTGTGCGGCAGGATGGGCAGGGCGGACTCGGCATCGGTCTGGCGCTGGTCCGGCGGATCGTGGAACTGCACGGGGGCGAGGTGCGCGCGCTCAGCAATGGTGAGGGGCAGGGGTGTACCTTCGAGATGTGGTTGCCGGTGCCCGGACCGGCCTCCTCCCCCGCCGTGGCGCGGCCGGCCGCGGCCAATGCGGTGCCGGCGGCGGCGGTGGGCGCCAGAGTGCGGGGGCTGCGCATCCTGATCGTAGACGACAACGTCGATTTCGCCCAGAGCGAAGCGACGATGCTCGAACTGAAGCAGCACATCGTGTGTGTGGTGCACGATGCACGCGCCGCCCTCGATGTGGTGCCCGTTTTCGCGCCCGATGTGGCGCTCCTCGACATTGGCCTGCCGGGAATGGACGGGTACGAACTGGCGGCCCGGTTGCGCGCCGATCCGGCCAACGCCGACCTCGTGCTCATTGCACAGACGGGGTGGGGACAGCCGGCCGACCGGGAGCGCGCCCTCGCTCAGGGCTTTCGCGCGCACCTCACCAAACCGGTGGACTGGGCCACCCTCGAACGCGCCCTGCTCCCCGCCTGA